In Flammeovirgaceae bacterium 311, one DNA window encodes the following:
- a CDS encoding 50S ribosomal protein L21p (COG0261 Ribosomal protein L21), producing the protein MYAIVDIAGKQFKVTQDQFVYAPLMAGEEGASVEFGTVLLIGDDNAVEVGAPTVAGAKVAGKILGHVKGDKVIVFKKKRRKGYRKKNGHRQNFTKVQITGISK; encoded by the coding sequence ATGTACGCAATTGTTGACATAGCCGGAAAGCAGTTCAAAGTAACGCAAGACCAGTTCGTTTATGCCCCGTTGATGGCAGGCGAAGAAGGCGCTTCCGTAGAGTTCGGCACTGTGTTGCTCATTGGAGATGACAACGCTGTCGAAGTAGGCGCACCCACAGTAGCTGGTGCCAAAGTAGCCGGGAAAATCCTGGGCCACGTAAAAGGTGACAAAGTAATTGTCTTCAAGAAGAAGCGCCGCAAGGGCTACAGAAAGAAGAACGGTCACCGTCAGAACTTTACTAAGGTGCAGATTACCGGCATCAGCAAGTAA
- the rpmA gene encoding 50S ribosomal protein L27 (COG0211 Ribosomal protein L27) — MAHKKGAGSSKNGRESHSKRLGVKIFGGQFAKAGNILVRQRGTQHHPGDNVGIGRDHTLFALVEGTVEFRKGFKDRSFVSVKPLEA; from the coding sequence ATGGCACACAAGAAAGGCGCAGGTAGTTCCAAGAACGGCCGTGAATCGCACAGCAAACGTCTTGGCGTAAAGATTTTCGGTGGCCAGTTTGCTAAAGCTGGTAACATTCTGGTTCGTCAGCGTGGTACTCAGCACCACCCCGGCGATAACGTAGGCATTGGCAGAGATCATACTCTGTTTGCACTGGTGGAAGGTACTGTGGAGTTCAGAAAAGGCTTCAAGGACCGTTCATTCGTATCTGTAAAACCATTAGAGGCTTAA
- a CDS encoding pas sensor protein (COG2202 FOG: PAS/PAC domain), with protein MHQHTSGQHPTDDNSPQKIVFLYLLAGLAWFTLSAFLLQYLPDLPVLGSTFINLLFLIITASLLMVVLRTRHQQLQGQRLRLLADEERYQKLYEESPQPMWICSSRDRVLLSLNDAALELFGYTQSELRMKPLQTLVYEKDQYLLNLHLLPDQHYEKAGVWRFKNDEGKIVYLDLVIHQIHFNEHPAKLVIANNLSDLIRTEEEKLRIHNELHHYKKALDRSALLAVTDLEGNFIDINNKFCDISGYSRTELLGKNPRMLNSDYHPKSFWTNMYISLQEAYVWRGEIRNRTKDGQFFWVDMSVVPVYDEHNHIYKYMAISYPITDRKMAEIRSEKIHRELMTFMYKASHNLRGPVATLSGLINVAQMEVQDPLSTRYIKLLGERANHLEFTLSELIAITKVKQEDLSLAPINFQAVIEDTLLSFEKSIREHGVLVDINIKEETAFTTDEKLIRGFLFYLIDNSIKFRNNSEPRLRISVQEQTNGVLISVADNGPGIDPEIQEKIYDMYYRGHEKSQGSGLGLYIVASIVERLCGYITLESSGNNDGCTFRIFLPNDLYLRRSLPEKEVMHLRSEN; from the coding sequence ATGCACCAACATACCAGCGGCCAGCATCCTACAGATGACAATAGCCCGCAGAAGATTGTTTTTCTGTATCTTCTGGCCGGACTTGCCTGGTTCACCTTATCTGCATTTCTGCTGCAGTATCTTCCCGATCTGCCGGTTTTAGGCAGTACTTTTATCAATCTCTTGTTTTTAATTATTACCGCCAGCCTCCTGATGGTGGTATTACGCACCCGGCACCAGCAGCTTCAGGGTCAGCGCCTGCGCCTGCTGGCCGATGAAGAACGCTACCAGAAGCTTTACGAAGAAAGCCCGCAGCCCATGTGGATCTGCAGCAGCCGCGACAGAGTGCTGCTTTCCCTCAACGATGCAGCCCTGGAGCTTTTTGGCTACACCCAGTCTGAGCTGCGCATGAAGCCCCTGCAAACCCTGGTGTACGAAAAAGACCAGTATCTGCTGAACCTGCACCTGCTGCCTGACCAGCATTATGAAAAAGCCGGCGTATGGCGCTTTAAGAATGATGAAGGTAAAATCGTATACCTCGACCTGGTGATTCACCAGATACACTTCAACGAACACCCGGCCAAGCTGGTCATTGCCAACAATCTCAGCGACCTGATCCGCACCGAAGAGGAAAAGCTACGGATACACAACGAACTGCACCACTACAAAAAGGCCCTCGACCGCTCTGCACTGCTGGCCGTTACCGATCTGGAAGGCAATTTCATCGATATTAACAATAAGTTTTGCGATATCTCGGGTTACTCCCGAACTGAGCTGCTGGGCAAAAATCCGCGCATGCTCAACTCCGATTATCATCCAAAAAGCTTCTGGACCAATATGTATATTAGTCTGCAGGAGGCTTATGTATGGCGGGGCGAGATTCGCAACCGGACCAAAGATGGCCAATTTTTCTGGGTGGATATGTCGGTAGTACCGGTATACGACGAGCATAATCATATTTACAAGTACATGGCCATTTCCTATCCGATCACAGATCGTAAAATGGCTGAGATCCGCTCCGAAAAAATTCACCGCGAGCTGATGACCTTTATGTACAAAGCCTCGCACAACCTGCGCGGACCGGTGGCTACGCTTAGTGGTCTGATCAATGTAGCCCAGATGGAAGTGCAGGACCCACTCTCTACCCGCTACATCAAGCTGCTGGGCGAGCGTGCCAATCACCTGGAGTTTACCCTTTCCGAGCTCATTGCCATTACAAAAGTAAAGCAGGAAGACCTAAGCCTGGCACCCATCAATTTTCAGGCAGTCATAGAAGATACCCTCCTTAGCTTTGAAAAATCAATTCGCGAGCATGGGGTGCTGGTAGACATCAATATAAAAGAAGAAACTGCTTTCACAACCGACGAAAAGCTGATCCGGGGTTTTCTGTTTTACCTGATTGACAACTCCATTAAATTCCGCAACAACTCAGAGCCGCGCCTGCGCATATCGGTACAGGAACAAACCAACGGGGTTTTAATCAGCGTAGCCGATAATGGACCGGGCATAGACCCTGAAATACAGGAGAAGATATACGATATGTACTACCGGGGCCATGAAAAATCGCAGGGCAGCGGCCTGGGCCTTTACATTGTGGCTTCTATTGTAGAGCGTCTATGCGGTTATATTACCCTGGAATCTTCTGGCAATAACGATGGCTGTACTTTCCGCATATTCCTGCCTAACGACCTGTACCTGCGCCGCAGCCTGCCCGAAAAAGAGGTGATGCACCTAAGGAGCGAAAATTAA